The segment TCCCCATTTCCCTCCACATCCATCTTTTGCAAATAGCCATCGCTGAAAAAGCCATGCATGTCTTTGCCTGAAACCTGGTTGTATAATCCTGCACCCGATTCTTCAACGGCAAAAGCATTCTGAAGTAGATCCATCCGGTGCAGCTGACTGCCTTTAAGGTACATGTTCATGGTGTCAGCATTCAATTGATTATTATCCACCCACAAGACAGGTTTATCAAACATACGGAACACAGAATCGCGGTAGCTGAAGGCGATTGAGTCACAAATGCCCTGCAGGTCGCTCTTAAATATTTTCACGTGATGAAATGCAAACAAGTTGCGGAACTGACCCACGGTATCCTTGTAAGAAAACAGTGTATCGGCTGTCACGAACATCGAATCGTTATCCATCCCGATAATGAGCACTGCATTTTTTGTGGCCAGTATGCGGTCGCTGTTTTCATAATACTGTGCAAAATTTGCCCGCATATAAAGGTGATTGAGGGTATCTGACCACCGTATATTCGAGCGGGCATGGCCATAACCTTTCTTCCGCTGGAAAAAGATCGTATCTGCTTTCAATTGCTGAGTCTTTGTATCCAGCCGGGCGTTTTTTTCAAACTGAGAGATATCATAACGGGTGTTGTAATATCCGCTCTCACAATAAACATCAAATGAATCGGAGTGAATGGTGGTAGGACTTACAAAGTAAGCAGTCTGGCTGGCTGTATTAAACTTCAGCGTATCGGTGCTGAGGAGGTAGTCGGGGTGCTTTAGTTTTACTTCCTTTTTAAAATAAACATCTGCTGTATTCGCGTAATAATAACCGTGTTTACTTGTAAGCACTGCATCATCACTCACCAGTTTGCCGCCCTGCAGATAGAAGCCGACACGCGTATTGAGATCATAGTCGAGTTGTTCCGTGGTGAGTACCATCTTCGCATCGGTCAGCTTCACCTTCGATTCGAGCTTGGCCTTTTTCAGGTTGCCATCATAATGCAAGGTTTCACCATAGATGTTAATGGTATCACCCTGTTTGATGTGTACACTTCCGAAAGCGTCTACCCTATTTTCTTCAAAGTAAAAATCGGCCTGGTCGCAAAACAAGGTTACTTCCTTTTGCCGTAGCTGCACATTGCCTACCAGTTTTCTGACTGGCATGCCGCCTTGTTCGTTGTACTGCAATTCGTCGGCATTGATGATTTCGATCGGCTCTCCGGTTTGTGCGATTGCCAGCTTCAAAAAACATATTGACTGAAAGCATACCAGCATCGCGGCTGCCCGCCATCCAAAGCATTTCATGGAACACAGCATCTTATCACGGCAGAACTTCCTCCGCCTGTTTGACAGCCGTGATGTGAAGTAGTTCTTCAATTATTTATTTTCCGTTTCCTTAGCTGATTTATCCTTTTTCCCAAAAACAGATACCTGCACATAACGGTTAGGGTGAGCTTTCAGATCCGTAACTAAAGCATCGAGTGACTTTGAGGATGCCTCCAGGTTATTGTAGAGTCTGTCATCATTCACCAGTAAACCCATAGAACCCTTGCCTTCATTGATCTTACTCATCACTTCTGCTGTCTGTTCCAGCACTTCCTTCGCCTGCCGGATGGTGTTACCTATTTCACTCCGTCTTACGGTATCAGTAATGGCCGTGAGGTTATTGAGCAGTGCGTTGATTTCATCCTGGTTATTTTTCAGGTTAACTGTAATAGATTCAACATTTGAAAAAATACGATCCAGCCGGCTCACATTAGCCGACAGCATTTCATCTACTTTAGTGGATGCCTTATCAAGTGTGTTCAGTGTTGTTTCAATACTTTTCACGCTACGCTGAAGATGCTGCTTCGTCTCGCTGTTGAATATACCATTGATGGAATTGATGGCCGAATCCATCGATGCAATAAGCGCTTCCGCCTGTGATTGTACTTCTTTCATACCATTTCTTGCCACACCGGAAACAAGCGTATCACCACTTTCATAAAATTTACTGAAGGCTGTAAAATCCAGCTGAATGGCTTTGGGACTGATAAAATCAGGGCTTACCACTGTGGCGGTTGTTCCGACCGGAATCTTCAGATCAGGGGTAACCGCTACGGAAACCACGATCTGCCCGGAACCATCATTGGCCAACTTGATATCCTGTACATGTCCGACTTTCATGCCATTGTAGCGAACGGCACCTGCAGGAGCAATACCGGCGGCATTGTCGTACCGGATGTAAAAGATGTTATCACGGCCAAACACATTTTTGCCGCGCAATAAATTGTATCCGAGTACAAGCAAAACAATTGCAATCGTGGCAAGCACTCCCACCTTTGTTTCATTCGATACTTTCAACTGCATAATTTTAGCTCGCGGCAAAAATAAAGTTTTATAAGTTATGTCGCATGGAAGACAAACGCAGTGATGGGTAAGTTATTTGACCATGATTGCAATCGTCACGGAATACTTCCCCGTAATAGTCTGTCAGGGAGCTGTTACTTTTTGCTGCAAATTGATGGCGGCTTCACTTATAGTAGTGCTGCGACTCATTTATGGTAATTCATTGAGCGGTATACGCTTGCCATCTCTGTAAGCAACCACGAAGGCATCTTTAAATCCCTTTTTGCGCAAGGCAGCGAGACGCGTTTGCGTTTCAGCCATATCAATATAGTTACCCACCATGTAACGGTTTATATTATGGTCGCTCTTATCGTTGGAAATATCCTTAATACCGGCAAAGCGCGGGTCGCTTAAAGGAATATCCTTTTCAGACGCAGCAATCTGAATCCGGTATATGACTGATGGCTGCGTTCCCTGATGGCTACCTGCATCAGCCACCACCTTTTTCTGTTGCGAAATGGAATCCTCAAGTGTTTTTTGCACTGTAAGCTCTGTGCCGGCTGAATCCGCCAATGCATCCTTACGATCGTGCTGCACCAGGGCGAGCTGACTGTAATCGCTTTCGATTTCCGCTTTGTAAAGTGCAACTGCCTGTAAGATGGAAAACGCAATCTCATTCTGACCGGCAGCGGAGTTAAGATACTTTTCCTCTTCCCTGTTCGTAAGAAACCCTGACTCAATAAGGATAGATGGCATGGTAGTGCGCCATAGCACCAGAAACCCGGCCTGCTTCACGCCACGTGTCAGGCGGCCATCTTTCACAAACTCATCCTCTACTTTGGAAGCGAGATTGATGCTTTGATCGATGTGTGCATTCTGATTCATAGAAAGGATGATATACCCTTCCGGAGAGTTGGGATCAAAGCCGTCATAGTTTTCCTGGTAGTTATCTTCCAGCATGATAACGTCATTTTCCCTTTTAGATACCTCTAGGTTACCTCCTGACTTATGCAAACCCATCAGCCATGTTTCCGTGCCATAAGCCGTTGTTGATTTGCTGGCATTACAATGTATGGAGATAAACAAATCAGCGTTGACGCGATTGGCAATATTAGCCCGTTCATACAACTCAATGAATGTATCCGTTTGCCGGGTGTAAACAACGTTGATGCCGGGATAGGTTTTTTTTATCAGCGCACCCAATTTCAGGACCAGTGCCAGCGTTACGTTTTTCTCATAAGAAGAAACGCCACGGCAACCTGTATCATGGCCTCCATGCCCCGCATCCAGCACAACCGTTTTAAATTTGTAATCAGCACCGGATTGTGCCTGCGCAGCAAGACTCCAGCAAAAGGTAATGAGCAGTATGATAAGAATAGACCGTTTCACTAATGGAGTGCTTTGTAGTAGCTTTGGTGCAAAAATCAGCATTAAACGCAAAGTTATACCTGATATTTTTTTGAAAAAGAGATATAGCCCTCAAGGTTTCCCCATCTTTTTGTTAATACTGTGTCTGCTGTATGCAGATGCGGACACCAGCCGCGCCGCCTGCATGCAACAGGTTATTGATGAAAAGCAAAACATTACTTTAATCGCAGATACTATTGCAAGACTTGCCATCACCGATTCTCTCCATGCTGACCCTGATACAACGCTTGCGGTAAAGATATCTTCAGACGGCCTCGATGCTCAGGTGAGGTATAAAGCACGCGATACCATTTGCTACGACTTAACGAATCAACGGGTGTACCTTATAGGTGCCGCACAGGTTCAGTACAAAGACATAACGCTGACAGCAGACTCCATCATCTTCGACTGGCAAAACAGCATTGTGATTGCCATGGGAAGAAAAGACAGCAGCGGGCGCCTCGCCAACCGTCCGGTGTTTTCGCAGGGCGATAGAAAATATGATGCACAGGAAATTCATTACAACTTTAAAACCAACAAAGGAAAGATCAGCGAAATACTGACACAGGAAGATGAAGGATTTATCAGGAGCAGTGTGGTGAAAAGGATGCCCAATGAAGTGTTATTCGGCAAAAATAATATCTATACCACCTGCAACAAAGATCATCCTCACTTCTATATCGCTTCGTCAAAAATTGAAGTCATTCCGGGCAAGTCCATCGTATCCGGGCCGGCAAACCTCGTAGTGGCCGATGTACCCACGCCGCTATTTTTGCCATTCGGCATCTTTCCATTGAATGCCAAACGAAAGTCGGGCATCATATTCCCGGAATACGGTGAAGATAAAAACCGCGGTTTCTTCCTCAGGAACGGCGGTTATTATTTTGGCATCAGCGATAACGTGGACCTTGCGCTCACTGCAGATATCTATTCACGCGGTTCATGGAAAGCCGTTGCGGCCAGCAGGTTTAACAAGCGATACAAATTTAACGGCGATGTGAGGATG is part of the Chitinophagales bacterium genome and harbors:
- a CDS encoding MlaD family protein, whose product is MKVSNETKVGVLATIAIVLLVLGYNLLRGKNVFGRDNIFYIRYDNAAGIAPAGAVRYNGMKVGHVQDIKLANDGSGQIVVSVAVTPDLKIPVGTTATVVSPDFISPKAIQLDFTAFSKFYESGDTLVSGVARNGMKEVQSQAEALIASMDSAINSINGIFNSETKQHLQRSVKSIETTLNTLDKASTKVDEMLSANVSRLDRIFSNVESITVNLKNNQDEINALLNNLTAITDTVRRSEIGNTIRQAKEVLEQTAEVMSKINEGKGSMGLLVNDDRLYNNLEASSKSLDALVTDLKAHPNRYVQVSVFGKKDKSAKETENK
- a CDS encoding N-acetylmuramoyl-L-alanine amidase: MKRSILIILLITFCWSLAAQAQSGADYKFKTVVLDAGHGGHDTGCRGVSSYEKNVTLALVLKLGALIKKTYPGINVVYTRQTDTFIELYERANIANRVNADLFISIHCNASKSTTAYGTETWLMGLHKSGGNLEVSKRENDVIMLEDNYQENYDGFDPNSPEGYIILSMNQNAHIDQSINLASKVEDEFVKDGRLTRGVKQAGFLVLWRTTMPSILIESGFLTNREEEKYLNSAAGQNEIAFSILQAVALYKAEIESDYSQLALVQHDRKDALADSAGTELTVQKTLEDSISQQKKVVADAGSHQGTQPSVIYRIQIAASEKDIPLSDPRFAGIKDISNDKSDHNINRYMVGNYIDMAETQTRLAALRKKGFKDAFVVAYRDGKRIPLNELP